In a single window of the Rhodamnia argentea isolate NSW1041297 chromosome 2, ASM2092103v1, whole genome shotgun sequence genome:
- the LOC115749932 gene encoding lactoylglutathione lyase GLX1-like isoform X2 — translation MEMAKHTQLFFPLLLLSVFLVGSSMAATEKVIRDNVLEWVKNDTHRFLNAVIRVGHLNRTVEFYKECFGMQLLSQKDFPEKKYSKAIVGFGPQESHFVLELIYIYGVEKYEVGTAWAHFGIAAQDIYPIVEKVRQLGGVVTREPGTTAGGPQVYAFVQDPNGYTFELLQQGPTPQPLNHFELQVTDLNRSVSFYEKALGMNLLLQYDSPQDQFAIAMVGYGSDRTQTVFIELRYNYNVTEYIAGNVYVHAAIGTSDVYKSAAAVALVTQELGGKIVRPPGPNPVTHTKTTSFLDPDGRKTVLVDNEDYLKEIKNGGQ, via the exons ATGGAAATGGCCAAGCACACGCAATTGttctttcctcttctcctcctgtCTGTCTTCCTG GTGGGTTCGAGCATGGCGGCAACGGAGAAAGTCATTAGGGACAATGTCCTGGAATGGGTGAAAAACGATACCCACCGCTTCCTCAATGCAGTTATTAGAGTCGGTCATCTGAATCGCACTGTCGA gtttTATAAAGAGTGTTTTGGGATGCAGTTGTTGAGCCAAAAAGACTTCCCTGAGAAGAAGTACAGCAAGGCCATAGTTGGTTTTGGACCTCAGGAGTCTCACTTTGTGCTGGAGCTGATATATA TCTACGGAGTCGAGAAATACGAGGTTGGGACAGCATGGGCGCACTTCGGAATTGCGGCTCAAGAC ATATATCCGATTGTGGAGAAAGTCCGACAATTAGGCGGGGTCGTGACGAGAGAACCGGGGACAACCGCAGGGGGACCGCAAGTCTATGCTTTTGTGCAGGATCCGAACGGCTACACCTTCGAGCTCCTCCAGCAAGGGCCGACTCCTCAACCACTCAACCATTTCGAGCTTCAAGTGACCGATCTGAATCGCTCCGTCAGTTTCTATGAGAAG GCACTGGGCATGAACTTACTCTTGCAGTACGACAGCCCTCAAGATCAG TTTGCAATAGCTATGGTGGGTTATGGATCGGATCGAACTCAGACAGTTTTCATCGAGCTCAGGTACAACTACAACGTGACCGAGTACATCGCAGGCAACGTGTATGTTCAT GCCGCAATCGGCACCAGTGATGTATACAAAAGTGCTGCGGCTGTTGCACTCGTTACACAAGAACTTGGAGGGAAGATCGTTCGCCCGCCAGGCCCGAATCCGGTAACCCACACCAAGACGACTTCATTCCTCGACCCTGATGGCAGGAAGACC GTTTTGGTGGACAATGAGGATTATCTGAAAGAGATAAAGAATGGCGGCCAGTGA
- the LOC115749932 gene encoding lactoylglutathione lyase GLX1-like isoform X5, which produces MAATENVIRDNVLEWVKNDTHRFLNAVIRVGHLNRTVEFYKECFGMQLLIQKDFPEKKYSKAIVGFGPQESHFVLELIYIYGVEKYEVGTAWAHFGIAAQDIYPIVEKVRQLGGVVTREPGATAGGPQVYAFVQDPNGYTFELLQQGPTPQPLNHFQFEVIDLNRSVSFYEKALGMNLLLRYDSPQDQYTIAMVGYGTDRTQTVFIELKYNYNVTKYTAGNAYVHAAIGTSDVYKSAAAVALVTQELGGKIVRPPGPNPVTHTKTTSFLDPDGRKTVLVDNEDYLKEIKNNGQ; this is translated from the exons ATGGCGGCAACGGAGAATGTCATTAGGGACAATGTCCTGGAATGGGTGAAAAACGATACCCACCGCTTCCTCAATGCAGTTATTAGAGTCGGTCATCTGAATCGCACTGTCGA gtttTATAAAGAGTGTTTTGGGATGCAGTTGTTGATCCAAAAAGACTTCCCTGAGAAGAAGTACAGCAAGGCCATAGTTGGTTTTGGACCTCAGGAGTCTCACTTTGTGCTGGAGCTGATATATA TCTATGGAGTCGAGAAATACGAGGTTGGGACAGCATGGGCGCACTTTGGAATTGCGGCTCAAGAT ATATATCCGATTGTGGAGAAAGTCCGACAATTAGGCGGGGTCGTGACGAGAGAACCGGGGGCAACTGCAGGGGGACCGCAAGTCTATGCTTTTGTGCAGGATCCAAATGGCTACACCTTCGAGCTCCTCCAGCAAGGGCCGACTCCTCAACCACTCAACCATTTCCAGTTTGAAGTGATCGATCTTAATCGCTCCGTCAGTTTCTACGAGAAG GCATTGGGCATGAACTTACTCTTGCGGTACGATAGCCCTCAAGATCAG TACACAATAGCTATGGTGGGTTATGGAACAGATCGAACTCAGACAGTTTTCATTGAGCTCAAGTACAACTACAACGTGACCAAGTACACCGCAGGCAACGCGTATGTTCAT GCTGCAATAGGCACCAGTGATGTATACAAAAGCGCTGCGGCTGTTGCACTAGTTACACAAGAACTTGGAGGGAAGATCGTTCGCCCGCCAGGCCCGAATCCCGTAACCCACACCAAGACGACTTCATTCCTCGACCCCGATGGCAGGAAAACT GTTTTGGTGGACAATGAGGATTATCTGAAAGAGATAAAGAACAATGGCCAGTGA
- the LOC115749932 gene encoding lactoylglutathione lyase GLX1-like isoform X4, with protein sequence MEMAKHTQLFFPLLLLSVFLVGSSMAATENVIRDNVLEWVKNDTHRFLNAVIRVGHLNRTVEFYKECFGMQLLIQKDFPEKKYSKAIVGFGPQESHFVLELIYIYGVEKYEVGTAWAHFGIAAQDIYPIVEKVRQLGGVVTREPGATAGGPQVYAFVQDPNGYTFELLQQGPTPQPLNHFQFEVIDLNRSVSFYEKALGMNLLLRYDSPQDQYTIAMVGYGTDRTQTVFIELKYNYNVTKYTAGNAYVHAAIGTSDVYKSAAAVALVTQELGGKIVRPPGPNPVTHTKTTSFLDPDGRKTVLVDNEDYLKEIKNNGQ encoded by the exons ATGGAAATGGCCAAGCACACGCAATTGttctttcctcttctcctcctgtCTGTCTTCCTG GTGGGTTCGAGCATGGCGGCAACGGAGAATGTCATTAGGGACAATGTCCTGGAATGGGTGAAAAACGATACCCACCGCTTCCTCAATGCAGTTATTAGAGTCGGTCATCTGAATCGCACTGTCGA gtttTATAAAGAGTGTTTTGGGATGCAGTTGTTGATCCAAAAAGACTTCCCTGAGAAGAAGTACAGCAAGGCCATAGTTGGTTTTGGACCTCAGGAGTCTCACTTTGTGCTGGAGCTGATATATA TCTATGGAGTCGAGAAATACGAGGTTGGGACAGCATGGGCGCACTTTGGAATTGCGGCTCAAGAT ATATATCCGATTGTGGAGAAAGTCCGACAATTAGGCGGGGTCGTGACGAGAGAACCGGGGGCAACTGCAGGGGGACCGCAAGTCTATGCTTTTGTGCAGGATCCAAATGGCTACACCTTCGAGCTCCTCCAGCAAGGGCCGACTCCTCAACCACTCAACCATTTCCAGTTTGAAGTGATCGATCTTAATCGCTCCGTCAGTTTCTACGAGAAG GCATTGGGCATGAACTTACTCTTGCGGTACGATAGCCCTCAAGATCAG TACACAATAGCTATGGTGGGTTATGGAACAGATCGAACTCAGACAGTTTTCATTGAGCTCAAGTACAACTACAACGTGACCAAGTACACCGCAGGCAACGCGTATGTTCAT GCTGCAATAGGCACCAGTGATGTATACAAAAGCGCTGCGGCTGTTGCACTAGTTACACAAGAACTTGGAGGGAAGATCGTTCGCCCGCCAGGCCCGAATCCCGTAACCCACACCAAGACGACTTCATTCCTCGACCCCGATGGCAGGAAAACT GTTTTGGTGGACAATGAGGATTATCTGAAAGAGATAAAGAACAATGGCCAGTGA
- the LOC115749932 gene encoding lactoylglutathione lyase GLX1-like isoform X1: MMSSRVFRISSKSRKTSLAQRCCRQWLYNFCIEIMRSCLVVGSSMAATENVIRDNVLEWVKNDTHRFLNAVIRVGHLNRTVEFYKECFGMQLLIQKDFPEKKYSKAIVGFGPQESHFVLELIYIYGVEKYEVGTAWAHFGIAAQDIYPIVEKVRQLGGVVTREPGATAGGPQVYAFVQDPNGYTFELLQQGPTPQPLNHFQFEVIDLNRSVSFYEKALGMNLLLRYDSPQDQYTIAMVGYGTDRTQTVFIELKYNYNVTKYTAGNAYVHAAIGTSDVYKSAAAVALVTQELGGKIVRPPGPNPVTHTKTTSFLDPDGRKTVLVDNEDYLKEIKNNGQ; this comes from the exons ATGATGTCGTCGAGAGTTTTTCGGATTTCTAGCAAGTCGAGAAAAACTTCGTTGGCACAGCGGTGTTGTAGGCAGTGGCTCTACAACTTTTGTATCGAAATCATGCGAAGTTGTCTTGTT GTGGGTTCGAGCATGGCGGCAACGGAGAATGTCATTAGGGACAATGTCCTGGAATGGGTGAAAAACGATACCCACCGCTTCCTCAATGCAGTTATTAGAGTCGGTCATCTGAATCGCACTGTCGA gtttTATAAAGAGTGTTTTGGGATGCAGTTGTTGATCCAAAAAGACTTCCCTGAGAAGAAGTACAGCAAGGCCATAGTTGGTTTTGGACCTCAGGAGTCTCACTTTGTGCTGGAGCTGATATATA TCTATGGAGTCGAGAAATACGAGGTTGGGACAGCATGGGCGCACTTTGGAATTGCGGCTCAAGAT ATATATCCGATTGTGGAGAAAGTCCGACAATTAGGCGGGGTCGTGACGAGAGAACCGGGGGCAACTGCAGGGGGACCGCAAGTCTATGCTTTTGTGCAGGATCCAAATGGCTACACCTTCGAGCTCCTCCAGCAAGGGCCGACTCCTCAACCACTCAACCATTTCCAGTTTGAAGTGATCGATCTTAATCGCTCCGTCAGTTTCTACGAGAAG GCATTGGGCATGAACTTACTCTTGCGGTACGATAGCCCTCAAGATCAG TACACAATAGCTATGGTGGGTTATGGAACAGATCGAACTCAGACAGTTTTCATTGAGCTCAAGTACAACTACAACGTGACCAAGTACACCGCAGGCAACGCGTATGTTCAT GCTGCAATAGGCACCAGTGATGTATACAAAAGCGCTGCGGCTGTTGCACTAGTTACACAAGAACTTGGAGGGAAGATCGTTCGCCCGCCAGGCCCGAATCCCGTAACCCACACCAAGACGACTTCATTCCTCGACCCCGATGGCAGGAAAACT GTTTTGGTGGACAATGAGGATTATCTGAAAGAGATAAAGAACAATGGCCAGTGA